Proteins from a single region of Xenopus laevis strain J_2021 chromosome 9_10S, Xenopus_laevis_v10.1, whole genome shotgun sequence:
- the c1qtnf1.S gene encoding complement C1q tumor necrosis factor-related protein 1 translates to MDFPALIFLSSLVSVEVLAQRTFQELGSPLCVRCCGDSEKPVPNPTKSRVKQYILYPAPKFQPQIDMTILKGEKGENGGEGHTGVSGKDGDPGPQGPSGEKGQKGQRGPSGNSCKNQYAAFSVARRKSLHSTEYYQPVVFDTVFVNLFEHFNMFSGIFFCYVPGIYFFNLNVHTWNLKETYLHIMKNSQEVAILYAQPSDRSLMQSQSIMLDLQDQDEVWVRMFKRERENAIYNDDTDVYIIFNGYLIRPDTE, encoded by the exons ATGGATTTCCCCGCACTCATCTTCTTGTCCTCCCTTGTTTCTGTTGAAGTCTTAGCCCAAAGGACCTTCCAGGAGTTAGGAAGCCCTTTGTGTGTGAGATGCTGTGGAGATTCAGAGAAACCTGTTCCCAACCCTACGAAGAGCAGGGTGAAGCAATATATCCTCTACCCAGCACCAAAATTCCAACCGCAGATAGATATGACCATCTTGAAAG GTGAAAAAGGTGAAAATGGTGGAGAAGGACACACAGGGGTTTCAGGAAAAGATGGTGATCCTGGACCACAAGGACCTTCAGGAGAAAAAGGCCAAAAGGGTCAAAGAGGTCCATCAGGAAATTCCTGCAAGAACCAATATGCTGCATTTTCCGTGGCTCGTCGGAAATCCCTTCACAGCACTGAATATTACCAGCCTGTAGTATTTGACACAGTGTTTGTGAACTTGTTTGAGCACTTTAACATGTTCTCAGGGATTTTTTTCTGCTACGTTCCTGGGATTTACTTCTTTAACCTGAACGTACACACATGGAACCTCAAGGAGACCTATTTGCACATTATGAAGAACAGCCAGGAGGTGGCCATCTTGTATGCTCAGCCCAGTGACCGTAGCCTTATGCAGAGCCAAAGCATCATGTTAGACTTGCAAGACCAAGACGAGGTGTGGGTGCGAATGTTTAAACGGGAAAGAGAGAATGCCATATATAATGATGACACTGATGTCTACATCATCTTCAATGGATACCTGATACGACCAGATACAGAATAA